One window of the Oncorhynchus mykiss isolate Arlee chromosome 5, USDA_OmykA_1.1, whole genome shotgun sequence genome contains the following:
- the LOC110519245 gene encoding cathepsin L1-like isoform X1 — protein sequence MPLFQSCLTMMSLYLAVLVLCMSAVYAAPMFDSQLEGHWHLWKNWHSKNYHESEEGWRRMVWEKNLKKIEMHNLDHSMGKHSYRLGMNNFGDMTNEEFGQLMNGYKQTTERKYKGSLFMEPNYLQAPEAVDWREKGYVTPIKNQCSCGSCWAFSSTGAIEGQQFRKTGNLVSLSEQNLMDCSRPQGNEGCNGGLMDLAFQYVKDNGGLDTEASYPYVGKDDDICHYRPEFSAVNETGFVDIPSGKEHALMKAVASVGPIAVAIDASHESFQFYQSGIYYEEKCSSVELDHGVLVVGYGFEGEDVDGKKFWIVKNSWSEKWGDKGYIYMAKDRKNHCGIATAASYPLV from the exons ATGCcgttgtttcaaag ctgttTGACCATGATGTCCCTGTACTTGGCAGTGTTGGTGCTCTGTATGAGTGCTGTGTATGCGGCCCCTATGTTTGACTCTCAGTTGGAGGGCCACTGGCACTTGTGGAAGAACTGGCACAGCAAGAACTACCATGAG AGCGAGGAGGGCTGGAGGAGGATGGTTTGGGAAAAGAACCTGAAAAAAATTGAGATGCACAACCTGGACCACTCTATGGGAAAACACTCCTATCGTCTGGGCATGAACAACTTTGGTGACATG ACCAACGAAGAGTTCGGGCAGCTCATGAACGGCTACAAGCAGACGACTGAGAGGAAGTACAAGGGCTCTCTGTTCATGGAACCCAATTACCTGCAGGCCCCTGAAGCCGTGGACTGGAGAGAGAAGGGCTACGTCACTCCCATCAAGAACCAG TGCTCATGTGGGTCTTGCTGGGCGTTCAGTTCCACCGGAGCCATAGAGGGCCAGCAATTCAGGAAGACTGGCAATCTGGTGTCTCTGAGTGAACAGAACCTGATGGACTGCTCCAGACCCCAGGGCAACGAGGGCTGTAATGGGGGTCTCATGGACTTGGCGTTCCAGTATGTAAAGGACAACGGCGGCCTGGACACAGAGGCGTCCTACCCCTATGTGGGCAAG GATGATGATATTTGCCACTACCGACCAGAGTTCAGTGCTGTCAATGAAACTGGCTTTGTGGACATCCCCAGTGGCAAAGAACACGCTCTGATGAAGGCTGTGGCGTCTGTCGGCCCCATCGCTGTCGCCATCGATGCCAGCCACGAATCCTTCCAGTTCTACCAGTCTG GGATCTATTATGAGGAGAAGTGCAGCAGTGTGGAGCTTGACCATGGAGTTCTGGTGGTGGGATACGGTTTTGAAGGAGAGGATGTAGATGGCAAGAAATTCTGGATTGTCAAGAACAG CTGGAGCGAGAAATGGGGAGACAAAGGCTACATCTACATGGCCAAAGACAGGAAGAACCACTGTGGCATCGCCACGGCAGCCAGCTACCCACTGGTCTAG
- the LOC110519245 gene encoding cathepsin L1-like isoform X2: MMSLYLAVLVLCMSAVYAAPMFDSQLEGHWHLWKNWHSKNYHESEEGWRRMVWEKNLKKIEMHNLDHSMGKHSYRLGMNNFGDMTNEEFGQLMNGYKQTTERKYKGSLFMEPNYLQAPEAVDWREKGYVTPIKNQCSCGSCWAFSSTGAIEGQQFRKTGNLVSLSEQNLMDCSRPQGNEGCNGGLMDLAFQYVKDNGGLDTEASYPYVGKDDDICHYRPEFSAVNETGFVDIPSGKEHALMKAVASVGPIAVAIDASHESFQFYQSGIYYEEKCSSVELDHGVLVVGYGFEGEDVDGKKFWIVKNSWSEKWGDKGYIYMAKDRKNHCGIATAASYPLV; this comes from the exons ATGATGTCCCTGTACTTGGCAGTGTTGGTGCTCTGTATGAGTGCTGTGTATGCGGCCCCTATGTTTGACTCTCAGTTGGAGGGCCACTGGCACTTGTGGAAGAACTGGCACAGCAAGAACTACCATGAG AGCGAGGAGGGCTGGAGGAGGATGGTTTGGGAAAAGAACCTGAAAAAAATTGAGATGCACAACCTGGACCACTCTATGGGAAAACACTCCTATCGTCTGGGCATGAACAACTTTGGTGACATG ACCAACGAAGAGTTCGGGCAGCTCATGAACGGCTACAAGCAGACGACTGAGAGGAAGTACAAGGGCTCTCTGTTCATGGAACCCAATTACCTGCAGGCCCCTGAAGCCGTGGACTGGAGAGAGAAGGGCTACGTCACTCCCATCAAGAACCAG TGCTCATGTGGGTCTTGCTGGGCGTTCAGTTCCACCGGAGCCATAGAGGGCCAGCAATTCAGGAAGACTGGCAATCTGGTGTCTCTGAGTGAACAGAACCTGATGGACTGCTCCAGACCCCAGGGCAACGAGGGCTGTAATGGGGGTCTCATGGACTTGGCGTTCCAGTATGTAAAGGACAACGGCGGCCTGGACACAGAGGCGTCCTACCCCTATGTGGGCAAG GATGATGATATTTGCCACTACCGACCAGAGTTCAGTGCTGTCAATGAAACTGGCTTTGTGGACATCCCCAGTGGCAAAGAACACGCTCTGATGAAGGCTGTGGCGTCTGTCGGCCCCATCGCTGTCGCCATCGATGCCAGCCACGAATCCTTCCAGTTCTACCAGTCTG GGATCTATTATGAGGAGAAGTGCAGCAGTGTGGAGCTTGACCATGGAGTTCTGGTGGTGGGATACGGTTTTGAAGGAGAGGATGTAGATGGCAAGAAATTCTGGATTGTCAAGAACAG CTGGAGCGAGAAATGGGGAGACAAAGGCTACATCTACATGGCCAAAGACAGGAAGAACCACTGTGGCATCGCCACGGCAGCCAGCTACCCACTGGTCTAG